Proteins encoded by one window of Salvia splendens isolate huo1 chromosome 5, SspV2, whole genome shotgun sequence:
- the LOC121802333 gene encoding U-box domain-containing protein 33-like — protein sequence MASSSEEWVSEIEEEENKVHVNYQSKNELGTIAEEGSWCLSYEERENVLHVAVWKEIDEALSMDALLWTLKNAVLDPSSAFIFLIHVFPEIKFIPSPLGKLPINQVNPEQKKAFLAQESGKRRDLLRKYVNVCSASQVQVETVLVESDLEARAILDLIPILNITKLILGANKATVRRIKSKKGNGTADLIVQKAPEFCEVKIICKGKEVTELEMTESPSSSPSPSPSPSPTHSTPTFSQNKYQTANASAACGCFKI from the exons ATGGCGTCCAGCTCCGAGGAGTGGGTGAGCGAGATCGAGGAAGAGGAGAATAAGGTCCATGTAAACTATCAAAGCAAGAACGAGCTTGGAACTATAGCGGAGGAGGGCAGCTGGTGCTTAAGCTACGAGGAGAGAGAGAATGTATTACATGTGGCGGTATGGAAGGAGATCGATGAGGCGTTGAGCATGGACGCCTTGCTCTGGACGCTCAAAAATGCTGTGCTTGATCCCTCCTCGGCTTTCATCTTCCTCATCCACGTCTTCCCTGAGATCAAGTTCATCCCTTCGCCTT TGGGGAAGTTGCCTATAAATCAGGTGAACCCGGAGCAGAAGAAGGCGTTTTTGGCCCAAGAAAGTGGGAAGAGGAGAGATCTTCTTCGAAAGTATGTCAATGTATGCTCTGCTTCCCAGGTTCAAGTGGAGACTGTACTTGTTGAAAGTGATTTGGAGGCTAGAGCCATACTTGATCTCATTCCTATTCTCAATATCACAAAGCTCATTCTTGGAGCCAACAAGGCTACTGTGAG AAGGATCAAGTCCAAGAAGGGGAATGGAACAGCAGATCTGATAGTGCAGAAGGCACCTGAATTCTGTGAGGTTAAGATCATATGTAAAGGTAAGGAAGTTACCGAGCTGGAGATGACAGAGTCCccatcttcttctccttctccttctccctcgCCCAGCCCAACTCATTCGACTCCCACCTTTTCTCAAAACAAATACCAAACAGCAAACGCCTCAGCTGCCTGCGGTTGTTTCAAAATCTGA
- the LOC121802334 gene encoding serine/threonine-protein kinase D6PKL2-like isoform X2 yields the protein MCWESTSSDVSNESTSSTSFNSSINKPHKANDVRWEAIQAIRCRDGALGLNHFRLLKRLGCGDIGSVYLAELSGTKCYFAMKVMDKASLASRKKLVRAQTEREILQSLDHPFLPTLYIHFDTDKFSCLVMEVCPGGDLHTLRQRQPGKHFSEQAAKFYVAEVLLALEYLHMLGIVYRDLKPENILVRDDGHIMLSDFDLSLRCAVNPTLAAEAFAVWYLF from the exons ATGTGTTGGGAAAGTACAAGCAGTGATGTCAGTAATGAGAGCACCTCTAGCACCAGCTTTAATAGCAGCATCAATAAGCCTCACAAAGCAAATGATGTTCGATGGGAAGCCATCCAAGCTATCCGCTGCAGGGATGGTGCATTGGGTTTGAACCATTTCAGGCTCCTAAAACGGCTGGGTTGTGGAGACATTGGCAGTGTTTATCTGGCTGAGTTGAGCGGAACTAAATGTTACTTTGCGATGAAAGTAATGGACAAGGCATCTCTAGCAAGTCGCAAGAAGCTTGTTCGTGCTCAGACAGAAAGAGAGATATTACAGTCCCTAGACCATCCGTTCCTTCCTACTCTGTACATCCATTTTGACACTGATAAGTTTTCATGTCTGGTGATGGAAGTCTGTCCTGGTGGAGACTTGCATACTCTTCGTCAAAGGCAACCAGGAAAGCACTTTTCTGAGCAAGCAGCCAA GTTTTATGTTGCTGAAGTGCTGCTAGCTCTGGAGTATTTGCACATGCTTGGTATTGTTTATCGTGACCTTAAGCCTGAAAACATTCTTGTTAGGGATGATGGACATATAATGCTCTCAGACTTTGATCTTTCTCTTCGTTGTGCTGTTAACCCAACTTTG GCAGCTGAGGCGTTTGCTGTTTGGTATTTGTTTTGA
- the LOC121802334 gene encoding serine/threonine-protein kinase D6PKL2-like isoform X3, with amino-acid sequence MCWESTSSDVSNESTSSTSFNSSINKPHKANDVRWEAIQAIRCRDGALGLNHFRLLKRLGCGDIGSVYLAELSGTKCYFAMKVMDKASLASRKKLVRAQTEREILQSLDHPFLPTLYIHFDTDKFSCLVMEVCPGGDLHTLRQRQPGKHFSEQAAKFYVAEVLLALEYLHMLGIVYRDLKPENILVRDDGHIMLSDFDLSLRCAVNPTLTSVT; translated from the exons ATGTGTTGGGAAAGTACAAGCAGTGATGTCAGTAATGAGAGCACCTCTAGCACCAGCTTTAATAGCAGCATCAATAAGCCTCACAAAGCAAATGATGTTCGATGGGAAGCCATCCAAGCTATCCGCTGCAGGGATGGTGCATTGGGTTTGAACCATTTCAGGCTCCTAAAACGGCTGGGTTGTGGAGACATTGGCAGTGTTTATCTGGCTGAGTTGAGCGGAACTAAATGTTACTTTGCGATGAAAGTAATGGACAAGGCATCTCTAGCAAGTCGCAAGAAGCTTGTTCGTGCTCAGACAGAAAGAGAGATATTACAGTCCCTAGACCATCCGTTCCTTCCTACTCTGTACATCCATTTTGACACTGATAAGTTTTCATGTCTGGTGATGGAAGTCTGTCCTGGTGGAGACTTGCATACTCTTCGTCAAAGGCAACCAGGAAAGCACTTTTCTGAGCAAGCAGCCAA GTTTTATGTTGCTGAAGTGCTGCTAGCTCTGGAGTATTTGCACATGCTTGGTATTGTTTATCGTGACCTTAAGCCTGAAAACATTCTTGTTAGGGATGATGGACATATAATGCTCTCAGACTTTGATCTTTCTCTTCGTTGTGCTGTTAACCCAACTTTG ACATCTGTGACTTGA
- the LOC121802334 gene encoding serine/threonine-protein kinase D6PKL2-like isoform X1 — translation MCWESTSSDVSNESTSSTSFNSSINKPHKANDVRWEAIQAIRCRDGALGLNHFRLLKRLGCGDIGSVYLAELSGTKCYFAMKVMDKASLASRKKLVRAQTEREILQSLDHPFLPTLYIHFDTDKFSCLVMEVCPGGDLHTLRQRQPGKHFSEQAAKFYVAEVLLALEYLHMLGIVYRDLKPENILVRDDGHIMLSDFDLSLRCAVNPTLVKTPSLFFIHQPFSINKHSLNKDACLCTQNFRHL, via the exons ATGTGTTGGGAAAGTACAAGCAGTGATGTCAGTAATGAGAGCACCTCTAGCACCAGCTTTAATAGCAGCATCAATAAGCCTCACAAAGCAAATGATGTTCGATGGGAAGCCATCCAAGCTATCCGCTGCAGGGATGGTGCATTGGGTTTGAACCATTTCAGGCTCCTAAAACGGCTGGGTTGTGGAGACATTGGCAGTGTTTATCTGGCTGAGTTGAGCGGAACTAAATGTTACTTTGCGATGAAAGTAATGGACAAGGCATCTCTAGCAAGTCGCAAGAAGCTTGTTCGTGCTCAGACAGAAAGAGAGATATTACAGTCCCTAGACCATCCGTTCCTTCCTACTCTGTACATCCATTTTGACACTGATAAGTTTTCATGTCTGGTGATGGAAGTCTGTCCTGGTGGAGACTTGCATACTCTTCGTCAAAGGCAACCAGGAAAGCACTTTTCTGAGCAAGCAGCCAA GTTTTATGTTGCTGAAGTGCTGCTAGCTCTGGAGTATTTGCACATGCTTGGTATTGTTTATCGTGACCTTAAGCCTGAAAACATTCTTGTTAGGGATGATGGACATATAATGCTCTCAGACTTTGATCTTTCTCTTCGTTGTGCTGTTAACCCAACTTTGGTAAAGACCCCATCCTTGTTTTTCATTCATCAACCTTTTTCCATAAACAAGCACTCTCTTAACAAGGATGCTTGTTTATGTACCCAAAATTTCAGACATCTGTGA